One Candidatus Flexicrinis affinis genomic window carries:
- a CDS encoding phage tail protein, whose translation MAVGLSIKFDDKALRKALEEAPKLAKRSAVFAINRTAQQAQTASIRRLVAATRIPSRTIRGRTRLVRANFRTLSARLVVLTAGVPIDTLTTRGLKKGGISAAGQRYPHAFRATMRNGKELIMERRVTGGQRAPRLPIDRVKIPIEPEATSIFTQEVIRLTTTAMPALFERDFRFRLQRGR comes from the coding sequence ATGGCCGTCGGGCTCAGCATCAAGTTCGACGACAAGGCGCTGCGCAAAGCCCTTGAGGAAGCGCCGAAGCTAGCCAAGCGTTCGGCTGTGTTCGCGATCAACCGGACGGCACAGCAGGCGCAGACGGCCAGCATTCGCCGACTGGTGGCGGCCACCCGCATTCCGTCGCGGACTATCCGCGGCCGCACGCGCCTCGTGCGCGCGAACTTCCGCACGCTGTCTGCTCGCCTTGTCGTGCTGACGGCCGGCGTCCCGATCGACACGCTGACGACTCGCGGCCTGAAGAAGGGCGGGATCAGCGCAGCCGGCCAGCGCTATCCGCATGCCTTCCGCGCAACGATGCGTAACGGCAAGGAATTGATCATGGAGCGTCGCGTGACTGGCGGCCAGCGCGCGCCACGGCTCCCCATCGACCGCGTGAAGATTCCGATCGAGCCGGAAGCCACGTCAATTTTTACGCAGGAAGTCATCCGCCTGACGACGACGGCCATGCCGGCGCTGTTCGAGCGCGACTTTCGGTTTCGACTGCAGAGAGGGCGCTGA